The Carassius auratus strain Wakin chromosome 27, ASM336829v1, whole genome shotgun sequence genome includes a region encoding these proteins:
- the LOC113045043 gene encoding guanylate-binding protein 1-like — protein MNRLAGQQTGFALGNTIESKTKGIWMWCVPHPNKKGHTLVLLDTEGLGDVKKGDEKHDTWIFCLAVLLSSTLVYNSLGVIDNMALEKLHYVTELTENIRVKAEESQDENESADFMSVFPSFVWAVRDFTLQLKKEDKPITSDDYLEGALELKNGSSPQTVQYNLPRRCLRNFFAERKCFVFPRPASTQNMWKMEELTEKELDSKFLEQANTFCHYIYNNSETKTVSGSRTITGTALGNLAEVYVEAIRSGKIPCLENAVVSLAKIQNVRAVEEALQLYMTEMFNSVQLPMCPEELSNIHTDAEKAAIEVFITVSFNDNCQIYQKELMGKINDEYQQMCQQNYDASRMQCEEVLHDVFDALEKGISDGSYLKPGGSQKYIDMFRQLAEEYRARTGSQIMSEEVLSKFLKTKENIGKMILQADQSLSAAEQEKEGEKMKTEVLKQQKKSLKKQNWLQEQMFKDMQRTHDEHVIQITHQMEREQDRMRRDNKRVLEAKLRESQALLNMGFQREAARMQSEINRLKADMDKEKSSQHSKFGQVLNCIGIATTALAPGFTPKLVGVGISMASNFV, from the exons ATGAACCGCCTGGCAGGACAACAGACAG GCTTTGCTCTCGGCAACACTATTGAATCAAAAACCAAAGGTATCTGGATGTGGTGTGTTCCTCACCCTAATAAAAAAGGACACACTCTGGTGCTGCTGGACACAGAGGGACTTGGGGATGTAAAGAAG GGAGATGAGAAACATGACACATGGATCTTCTGTCTGGCTGTTCTTCTCAGCAGCACTCTAGTGTACAACAGCTTAGGAGTCATTGATAACATGGCACTGGAAAAGCTGCA CTATGTTACAGAACTGACGGAGAACATTCGTGTGAAGGCAGAAGAGAGTCAAGATGAGAATGAGTCAGCAGATTTCATGAGTGTTTTTCCATCTTTTGTCTGGGCTGTTCGTGACTTCACTCTGCAACTGAAAAAGGAGGATAAACCAATAACATCAGACGATTATCTGGAGGGTGCATTGGAATTAAAAAATG GTAGCTCACCTCAGACTGTGCAGTATAACCTGCCACGCCGCTGTCTGCGGAATTTCTTTGCGGAGAGGAAGTGCTTTGTCTTCCCTCGACCTGCTAGTACACAAAACATGTGGAAAATGGAGGAGTTGACTGAGAAAGAACTGGACTCAAAGTTCCTTGAGCAGGCAAACACCTTCTGTCATTACATCTACAACAATTCAGAGACAAAAACTGTCAGTGGCAGTCGTACAATTACTGGaacag CTCTGGGTAATCTTGCTGAGGTTTATGTTGAGGCGATCCGCAGCGGGAAGATTCCGTGTCTGGAGAACGCAGTGGTGTCTCTGGCTAAGATCCAGAATGTCCGTGCAGTGGAGGAGGCCCTGCAGCTCTACATGACAGAGATGTTCAACTCAGTTCAGCTTCCAATGTGCCCAGAAGAGCTGTCCAACATCCACACAGATGCAGAGAAGGCGGCCATTGAAGTTTTCATCACTGTGTCCTTCAATGACAATTGCCAGATCTACCAAAAAGAGCTCATG GGAAAGATTAATGATGAATATCAACAGATGTGCCAGCAGAATTATGATGCATCTCGCATGCAGTGTGAGGAAGTTCTGCATGATGTGTTTGATGCATTGGAAAAAGGAATTTCTGACGGATCATACCTGAAGCCTGGAGGATCCCAAAAGTACATAGACATGTTCAGACAGCTGGCAGAAGAGTACAGAGCAAGAACAGGCTCACAAATAATG AGTGAAGAAGTGTTGAGCAAGTTTTTgaagacaaaagaaaatattGGAAAAATGATTCTACAAGCTGATCAATCTCTCAGTGCAGCAGAACAGGAGAAAGAGG GGGAGAAGATGAAGACAGAGGTTCTAAAGCAGCAGAAAAAAAGCCTAAAGAAACAGAACTGGTTACAGGAGCAGATGTTTAAAGACATGCAGAGAACCCATGATGAGCATGTGATTCAGATCACTCATCAGATGGAAAGAGAGCAGGACAGAATGAGAAGAGACAATAAACGAGTCCTTGAAGCCAAACTGAGA GAAAGTCAAGCTCTTCTAAATATGGGCTTCCAGAGGGAGGCTGCCCGGATGCAGAGTGAGATTAACAGACTGAAAGCAGACATGGATAAAGAGAAATCATCACAACACTCCAAATTTGGCCAGGTTTTGAATTGTATCGGCATTGCAACAACAGCCCTTGCACCAGGCTTCACCCCTAAACTGGTTGGTGTTGGTATTTCCATGGcatcaaattttgtttga
- the LOC113046227 gene encoding guanylate-binding protein 2-like yields MSSAGLMSSPICLVENVNGSLSVCKHALEFLSRIKEPVVVVSVVGLYRTGKSYLMNRLAGQQSGFALGSAVESKTKGIWMWCVPHPKKEGHTLVLLDTEGLGDVDKGDSKNDSWIFCLAVLLSSTLVYNSRGTIDNTALENLHYVTELSEQINIRSPLSIPDGAAEGDDCHFVRFFPSFIWVLRDFTLKLEADGKKMTEDEYLEFALDLKKGVNKKISDYHLPRQCIRNYFPSRNCFVFPSPASTENIIHLENLKEQELVPDFLEVTGRFCDHVFNKSPVKTLKGGHRITGKLLGRLVQIYVDTISNGEVPCLDNAVATLAILENEAAVQKAIKVYQSGIEEVRHRTSLKYCDSHTHKIHQKFSNLAISEFIKGSFKDEKGEYLIKLMRAFNNVNRMVLQIITESHYFVFSLYASIKWSEEKEASALLEQRGKEEEEKIIVRERMLQEERKQHAARIQQMQEKFKSEMEQQQQELDRAMESKLKEMEELLMKGFKEKADFLEEEINNLKQEKEEKGSSSFMDVLMVLIRNMEKLLPLMLEFTGKNSKP; encoded by the exons ATGTCTAGCGCCGGACTAATGTCTTCACCCATATGTTTGGTGGAGAATGTGAACGGATCACTCAGCGTCTGTAAGCATGCCCTTGAGTTCCTGAGCAGGATCAAGGAGCCGGTGGTGGTGGTGTCTGTGGTGGGACTCTACCGCACAGGGAAGTCTTACCTCATGAACCGCCTGGCAGGACAACAGTCAG GCTTTGCTCTTGGCAGTGCTGTTGAATCAAAGACCAAAGGCATCTGGATGTGGTGTGTCCCTCACCCTAAAAAAGAAGGACACACTCTAGTGCTGCTGGATACAGAGGGACTTGGTGATGTGGACAAA ggAGACTCTAAGAATGACAGCTGGATCTTCTGTCTGGCTGTTCTGCTCAGCAGCACATTGGTGTACAACAGCCGCGGCACTATTGATAACACTGCATTGGAGAATCTGCA CTACGTTACTGAGCTCAGTGAGCAGATCAACATCAGGTCACCATTATCTATACCAGatggagcagctgaaggagatgaTTGTCATTTTGTGCGTTTTTTCCCATCATTCATCTGGGTACTGAGGGATTTCACATTGAAGTTGGAAGCTGatggaaaaaaaatgacagaagatgAGTACCTTGAGTTTGCCCTCGATCTGAAGAAAG GTGTGAATAAGAAAATCAGTGACTACCACCTGCCTCGTCAATGCATCCGAAACTATTTCCCATCCCGGAACTGTTTTGTATTCCCATCTCCCGCCTCGACTGAAAACATAATACACTTAGAAAACTTAAAAGAACAGGAACTTGTACCAGATTTTCTGGAGGTCACAGGTCGTTTCTGTGACCATGTCTTTAATAAGAGTCCTGTGAAAACTCTGAAAGGAGGACACAGGATTACTGGCAAAT TGCTCGGGCGTCTGGTGCAGATTTATGTGGACACAATAAGCAATGGTGAAGTGCCCTGTCTGGACAATGCAGTTGCTACTCTTGCAATTTTAGAGAATGAGGCAGCTGTTCAAAAAGCAATAAAAGTATATCAGAGTGGGATAGAAGAGGTAAGACATAGAACCTCACTTAAATACTGTGACTCTCATACACATAAAATT CACCAGAAGTTCAGCAATCTGGCCATCTCTGAATTCATTAAAGGCTCCTTTAAAGATGAAAAAGGAGAATACCTAATAAAACTGATG AGagcttttaataatgttaatcg CATGGTGCTGCAAATAATCACAGAATCTCATtactttgttttttctctctatgCCTCAATTAAATGGTCAGAGGAGAAAGAGGCGAGTGCTCTGCTGGAACAGAGGGgtaaagaagaagaggagaaaataaTAGTGAGAGAGCGAATGTTGCAGGAAGAGAGAAAACAGCATGCAGCCAGGATACAGCAGATGCAAGAGAAGTTTAAATCTGAGatggagcagcagcagcaggagctgGACAGAGCTATGGAGAGCAAACTGAAGGAGATGGAAGAACTGCTAATGAAAGGCTTTAAAGAGAAAGCTGATTTCCTTGAGGAAGAGATAAACAATCTAAAACAAGAGAAGGAAGAAAAAGGTTCTAGCAGTTTTATGGATGTGTTGATGGTACTTATCAGAAATATGGAAAAACTCCTACCTCTAATGCTTGAGTTCACAGGAAAGAACAGCAAACCATAG